One Pirellulales bacterium DNA segment encodes these proteins:
- a CDS encoding transglutaminase-like domain-containing protein: MRNCTVGCIWTTFAFSLLLTACSDRPPGLEISAESQPSAAAQGAGLTASLPAARPVSAAVATAGAAISVGPAQVDPAAISAKGDPRQWWEAVYAYQTKIGWCHTQFSDLEENGRKLVQINYENHIAVDRQGERTTIDIVTQSVETPEGELLRFHTEINSGASHTQMTGHVADGQLTLKTVTAGKTTTESFPWIPGTLGFSATEQSLSAAPLQPGQHRSLRALMPATNEVVTIDLAADRYEPTPLVDHTEDLLRIEGSIMLPMHGGNEQPPVIRSQLWTNREGQVLKTSLTALHQETYRTTQALALAEPGVRRLDLVVDNTVPVARSLVDPHATRRVKYRVQLLNDDPSKVFYSGGSQEVASLDPHTADITVRRIDGSAPTAPSSVVSAAASSANATHVPTDEDRAPNNLIQSDDDQVQALAKAVAPEETDPWKLAVALEKYVKDIVKLKDFSQAFDTAADVARLREGDCTEHSVLLAALARARGIPARVAIGLIYQPSTQCFVYHMWNELWIANRWVPMDATLGRGGIGAAHLKLTDSNLAGAQAYSCFLPVAQVIGQLKIEILEVE, translated from the coding sequence ATGCGAAACTGCACCGTCGGTTGCATCTGGACAACATTCGCTTTCAGCTTGCTGTTGACAGCCTGCAGCGATCGGCCGCCCGGTCTGGAGATAAGTGCCGAATCACAGCCGTCGGCGGCGGCGCAAGGCGCCGGATTGACCGCTTCGTTGCCCGCAGCGCGGCCGGTTTCCGCCGCCGTGGCGACGGCTGGTGCAGCCATTTCGGTGGGGCCTGCGCAGGTTGATCCCGCTGCGATATCCGCCAAGGGCGATCCGCGGCAGTGGTGGGAAGCGGTGTATGCCTACCAAACGAAAATCGGCTGGTGCCACACCCAGTTTTCCGACCTGGAGGAAAATGGACGAAAGCTGGTCCAAATCAATTACGAAAATCACATTGCCGTCGATCGCCAAGGAGAGCGGACCACGATTGACATTGTCACGCAAAGTGTAGAAACGCCGGAAGGCGAATTGCTGCGCTTTCATACCGAGATCAACTCCGGCGCCAGCCACACGCAAATGACCGGCCACGTGGCCGACGGGCAACTCACGCTGAAAACGGTCACCGCCGGAAAAACCACCACGGAATCGTTCCCCTGGATTCCCGGCACCTTGGGTTTTAGCGCCACCGAGCAATCGCTTTCTGCGGCGCCGCTTCAGCCCGGACAACACCGCAGCTTACGGGCCTTGATGCCCGCCACGAACGAAGTGGTTACCATCGATTTGGCGGCCGATAGGTACGAGCCCACGCCGCTGGTCGATCACACGGAAGATTTACTGCGGATCGAAGGCAGCATTATGCTGCCCATGCACGGCGGCAACGAGCAACCGCCGGTCATTCGTTCTCAATTGTGGACCAACCGCGAAGGGCAGGTGTTAAAAACATCGCTCACGGCGCTGCACCAGGAAACGTATCGCACGACACAGGCCTTGGCCCTGGCCGAGCCCGGAGTCCGTCGGTTGGATTTGGTAGTGGACAACACGGTGCCGGTGGCCCGCTCGCTCGTGGATCCGCATGCCACTCGGCGCGTGAAATACCGCGTGCAGTTGCTCAACGACGATCCGTCCAAAGTGTTTTATTCCGGCGGTTCGCAAGAAGTGGCTTCGTTGGATCCGCACACGGCGGACATTACCGTGCGGCGGATCGATGGGTCGGCTCCCACCGCGCCATCTTCAGTGGTGTCCGCGGCAGCTTCTTCGGCAAATGCAACACACGTTCCCACCGACGAAGATCGCGCGCCAAACAATCTGATTCAAAGCGACGACGATCAAGTGCAGGCCCTGGCCAAAGCCGTGGCGCCGGAAGAAACCGACCCCTGGAAGCTGGCCGTGGCGCTGGAGAAATACGTTAAGGACATCGTCAAGCTTAAAGACTTTTCGCAAGCCTTCGACACGGCGGCAGATGTGGCCCGGCTGCGCGAAGGCGATTGCACCGAGCACTCCGTCCTGTTGGCCGCCCTGGCCCGTGCCCGCGGCATTCCGGCCCGGGTGGCCATCGGCCTGATTTACCAACCCTCCACGCAATGCTTTGTCTACCACATGTGGAACGAGCTGTGGATTGCCAACCGCTGGGTGCCCATGGACGCCACCTTGGGCCGCGGCGGCATTGGCGCGGCCCACCTCAAGCTGACCGATTCCAATCTCGCCGGCGCACAAGCCTACAGTTGCTTTCTGCCCGTGGCCCAAGTCATCGGTCAGTTGAAAATTGAAATTCTGGAAGTGGAATGA